One Brassica napus cultivar Da-Ae chromosome C4, Da-Ae, whole genome shotgun sequence genomic region harbors:
- the LOC111205832 gene encoding RING-H2 finger protein ATL22-like — protein MFAESLISFSQLIAETFIIASLSVFSLRLFLRLASFLVSRPWRRYRTFTVHRRRRWRKKTAEPYCPICLQDAAEGEKMRRLTACGHCFHAECIDPWLEKRSTCPQCRAQIPPVPPEYPLVALFVPPGVIELFTKEP, from the coding sequence ATGTTTGCTGAGTCTCTGATTAGTTTCTCTCAGTTGATCGCAGAAACCTTCATTATCGCCTCCCTCTCCGTCTTCTCTCTCCGTCTCTTCCTTAGACTTGCATCCTTCCTCGTGAGCCGCCCTTGGCGCCGTTACCGTACATTCACCGTTCACCGCCGCCGAAGATGGAGGAAGAAAACGGCGGAACCGTACTGTCCCATTTGTCTCCAAGACGCGGCGGAGGGAGAGAAGATGAGGCGGTTAACGGCGTGCGGCCATTGTTTCCACGCCGAGTGCATCGATCCGTGGCTGGAGAAACGGTCCACGTGTCCTCAGTGCAGAGCTCAGATCCCGCCGGTGCCGCCGGAGTATCCTCTGGTTGCGTTATTTGTCCCTCCCGGCGTGATAGAGTTGTTTACCAAGGAACCTTAG